In Methanobacterium paludis, the following proteins share a genomic window:
- a CDS encoding TrmB family transcriptional regulator → MNNDNLLSTLQKLGLTYYEAKAYLALMILGVSKPSVIAEESGVPRTKIYEVLKKLEKDRWVTIEKSRPATVTPTYPRKVLEEHKLRFNHEIDGVSNELAMIYNDVIQKEVPKIRIVYSAESVSQMKSEVMGNAKNEIMSMGSLYLPHEADILRYNLMMTKKRSVRIRSITQPQNDADLETVKNLSQVIEIKEGHGYCLKTIMVDNKEVILVMANIKDEIPIMEDVIAVWITSPALTSCLASVFEMEWKNLEYYTDNK, encoded by the coding sequence ATGAATAACGATAATTTATTGTCAACCCTGCAAAAATTGGGGTTAACTTACTATGAGGCCAAAGCTTACCTTGCACTTATGATTTTGGGCGTGTCAAAACCTTCTGTGATTGCTGAAGAATCTGGAGTTCCGCGCACAAAGATTTATGAAGTGCTCAAAAAGCTTGAAAAGGATAGATGGGTAACAATTGAGAAGAGCAGGCCTGCCACAGTAACACCGACATATCCTCGAAAGGTTTTGGAAGAACATAAGCTACGATTCAACCATGAGATAGATGGTGTATCGAATGAACTGGCAATGATCTACAACGATGTAATCCAAAAAGAGGTTCCAAAGATCAGAATTGTGTATTCAGCCGAAAGCGTTAGTCAAATGAAGTCAGAAGTAATGGGAAATGCTAAAAATGAGATAATGTCAATGGGAAGTTTGTATCTTCCTCACGAAGCGGATATTTTGAGATATAATCTTATGATGACTAAAAAACGGAGTGTCAGAATAAGATCCATTACACAACCTCAAAATGATGCAGATTTAGAGACTGTAAAGAATTTGAGCCAGGTTATTGAAATAAAGGAAGGTCATGGATACTGTCTTAAGACAATTATGGTTGATAATAAGGAGGTCATTCTCGTGATGGCAAATATTAAAGATGAAATTCCCATTATGGAAGATGTTATTGCAGTATGGATCACGAGTCCAGCACTTACCTCTTGCCTGGCAAGTGTTTTTGAAATGGAATGGAAAAATTTGGAATATTACACAGATAACAAATAA
- a CDS encoding roadblock/LC7 domain-containing protein, which produces MGIREDVGGILNELLERAPGDVTGAALLRPDGLMIASVLSQDTDEKRLAAMGAAIVGTSQRTCDELSRGNLNEIIIEGSTGKATFSFAGNKGILAVLSPKEVNLGLVLMEIERTSTSIAKAME; this is translated from the coding sequence ATGGGAATTCGTGAAGATGTTGGCGGAATATTAAATGAATTATTAGAAAGAGCACCAGGAGACGTTACTGGAGCAGCACTACTCAGACCAGACGGATTAATGATAGCATCCGTACTATCACAAGACACAGACGAAAAAAGACTAGCAGCAATGGGAGCAGCAATCGTCGGAACCTCACAGCGAACCTGCGACGAACTAAGCAGAGGAAACCTAAACGAAATAATAATCGAAGGAAGCACAGGAAAAGCAACCTTCTCCTTCGCAGGAAACAAAGGAATCCTAGCAGTACTATCACCAAAAGAAGTAAACCTAGGCCTAGTCCTAATGGAAATCGAAAGAACATCCACATCAATAGCAAAAGCAATGGAGTAA
- a CDS encoding GTP-binding protein: MESELQKDMLKIVVFGALDAGKTTFVETLSGKELLMKGEVGRITNSFDFVQLDHDDYLIQLFATPGHRRFSFMWPTLATGMHGAIFLIDSTVGISPVDQELIEFISKYDVPYVVAINKDDLVHLSVKDVKTKLELPDEIPIIHTSSFTKQNLDLVMNTLIGIITNRNNK, from the coding sequence ATGGAAAGTGAATTACAAAAGGACATGTTAAAAATCGTTGTTTTTGGGGCACTGGATGCAGGTAAAACCACCTTCGTTGAAACTTTAAGTGGAAAAGAACTCCTGATGAAAGGAGAGGTTGGAAGGATCACCAATAGTTTTGATTTCGTTCAGTTGGATCATGATGATTATTTAATCCAGTTATTTGCCACACCAGGGCATAGAAGATTCTCATTTATGTGGCCTACCCTTGCTACAGGTATGCATGGAGCAATATTTTTAATAGATTCCACAGTTGGCATCTCACCAGTTGATCAAGAACTCATAGAATTTATAAGTAAATACGATGTTCCGTATGTAGTTGCCATAAACAAAGATGATCTTGTTCATTTATCCGTGAAAGATGTGAAAACCAAATTAGAACTTCCAGATGAAATTCCGATAATACATACATCATCATTTACAAAACAAAACTTAGACCTGGTGATGAATACACTTATAGGAATAATAACAAATAGAAATAATAAATAA
- a CDS encoding roadblock/LC7 domain-containing protein, protein MNYNVTKKQDSDFKEILKPVMRINGVKNCIIATMDGMPVGNLDQDGVIISATSAAVLGAITEMVKNINFGIAEKLIVETDFGKIIIEEVGDHAIIVLTEDNVNIGMVRITLKKAVKNLQSLTQPVPNG, encoded by the coding sequence ATGAATTATAATGTTACCAAAAAGCAGGACTCTGATTTTAAAGAAATTTTAAAGCCAGTAATGAGAATTAATGGCGTGAAAAATTGTATTATTGCTACCATGGACGGCATGCCTGTTGGAAATCTGGATCAAGATGGAGTTATAATCAGCGCCACCAGCGCAGCAGTTTTAGGTGCAATTACTGAAATGGTTAAGAATATAAATTTTGGAATAGCTGAAAAGTTGATCGTTGAAACTGATTTCGGTAAAATAATCATAGAAGAAGTCGGGGACCATGCCATAATAGTACTCACAGAGGACAACGTGAACATTGGAATGGTCAGAATAACTCTCAAAAAAGCTGTAAAAAACCTTCAAAGTTTAACTCAGCCTGTACCTAATGGTTAA
- a CDS encoding roadblock/LC7 domain-containing protein, whose translation MEAISNRIKRVLDEMHGKSDIRESYVIRKDGLIICSHIPSPASQKISAMSASLLELGKRTLKEVSDDNLKLIMVKGEKINIIISGSENIALICAIGADENIGMIFLRIKIAIKKIQKILDEAYGGI comes from the coding sequence ATGGAAGCTATTTCTAATCGAATAAAACGTGTTTTAGATGAAATGCACGGTAAATCAGATATACGAGAATCCTACGTCATCCGAAAAGACGGTCTCATAATCTGCTCACACATTCCAAGTCCCGCAAGCCAGAAGATATCAGCAATGTCTGCATCATTACTGGAACTTGGAAAAAGAACCTTGAAAGAGGTTAGTGATGACAATCTAAAACTCATAATGGTCAAGGGAGAAAAAATAAATATTATCATCTCAGGATCAGAAAATATTGCACTTATCTGTGCCATTGGTGCTGATGAAAATATTGGGATGATTTTCTTACGGATTAAGATAGCAATCAAAAAAATACAAAAAATACTTGATGAAGCTTATGGGGGCATATAA
- a CDS encoding tetratricopeptide repeat protein, with product MDEYEDPAEWNNKGVDLFNKEDYEEAVKAYDNALKLDPMIKEVWNNKGNALRLLGRYEESIECFDKAIELSPENFEPWVNKGATYYDMGDYTSAVESLNKALEIDPENSFALNNKGAALANSDNLEAAMACFEEALRVDPDDINAQRNKQILKGILNR from the coding sequence ATGGATGAATATGAAGATCCTGCTGAATGGAATAATAAAGGTGTGGACTTATTTAACAAGGAAGATTATGAAGAAGCTGTAAAAGCCTATGATAATGCTTTAAAGTTAGACCCTATGATTAAAGAGGTCTGGAACAATAAGGGTAATGCTCTCCGTCTTTTAGGACGGTACGAGGAATCAATTGAATGCTTTGATAAAGCCATTGAACTTAGCCCTGAAAACTTCGAACCATGGGTAAACAAGGGAGCAACTTACTACGATATGGGGGATTATACCAGTGCAGTGGAGAGTTTAAATAAAGCCCTAGAAATAGACCCTGAGAATTCTTTTGCACTTAACAATAAGGGTGCTGCACTTGCAAACTCCGACAATCTCGAAGCAGCAATGGCATGTTTTGAAGAAGCGTTGAGAGTAGACCCCGATGATATCAATGCACAGAGGAACAAGCAGATACTCAAAGGAATTTTAAATCGTTGA
- a CDS encoding DUF1802 family protein, which translates to MKKCLNEWNATVEALGQGRQTILIRKYGTTVENFLLYPTASYAFKNDFLRSFEIEYKAFASANLIPKKEDGKTEIKYYAEVEDVVEKSSKMIGTLNKYHIWTKEHLESYLNNKKAKIWILRVYKLKEPVMVQTNGGTRYANLKNEVPIAGMKPVLKDEMFSSLKKEIECMN; encoded by the coding sequence ATGAAGAAATGTCTAAATGAATGGAATGCAACGGTTGAAGCCCTTGGTCAGGGAAGACAGACAATTTTAATAAGAAAGTACGGGACAACAGTTGAAAATTTTCTTTTGTATCCTACAGCAAGTTATGCTTTTAAAAATGACTTTTTAAGGAGTTTTGAAATTGAATACAAAGCGTTTGCCTCGGCAAATCTCATTCCAAAAAAAGAAGATGGTAAAACAGAGATCAAGTACTATGCAGAAGTTGAAGATGTGGTAGAAAAATCTTCTAAGATGATAGGAACATTAAATAAATACCATATCTGGACCAAAGAACATTTGGAATCATATTTAAACAATAAAAAAGCTAAAATCTGGATTTTGCGGGTTTACAAACTCAAAGAACCTGTGATGGTCCAGACCAACGGTGGAACCAGGTATGCCAACCTCAAAAATGAAGTCCCCATTGCGGGTATGAAACCTGTTTTAAAGGATGAGATGTTTTCAAGCCTTAAAAAAGAGATCGAATGCATGAACTAA
- a CDS encoding methanogen output domain 1-containing protein: MPDAKILIIEDECITAMEIQKKLELWGHEVVGVAGSGEQAIEIADKTIPDLVLADIILKGDMDGIDAVEHISKRMNISAIYLTAHADQNTFKRAKITKPSGYVIKPFDDKELKFNIEIALYNKEIQTGEEDLKDKERLRAVTDFILSSTPALTSKMRIEDTGGFLKEFARFFQNNMKPKFDRELGLNSEPRDDAEQLLQEYIVWISNLFSNLGFIVQPHLEEFWIQECLWGTRAIDNKVFCLMCKAMTELSFMWTGLEGSVEHDYRLGLRPPLCRFQYKLEDEK; this comes from the coding sequence TTGCCAGACGCGAAAATTCTGATCATTGAAGATGAGTGTATAACTGCAATGGAGATCCAGAAGAAACTGGAACTCTGGGGACACGAAGTCGTTGGAGTTGCAGGATCTGGAGAACAAGCCATTGAAATAGCAGATAAAACAATACCAGACCTTGTTCTGGCAGATATAATTTTAAAAGGGGATATGGATGGAATAGATGCTGTGGAACACATTTCAAAACGTATGAATATTTCTGCAATATACCTGACAGCACACGCTGATCAGAACACCTTCAAACGTGCCAAGATCACCAAACCATCAGGTTATGTTATAAAACCCTTTGATGACAAGGAACTGAAATTCAACATTGAAATAGCATTATACAACAAGGAAATTCAAACAGGAGAGGAAGACTTAAAAGATAAAGAGCGCTTAAGGGCTGTAACTGACTTCATATTAAGTTCGACACCTGCTTTGACATCAAAAATGCGTATAGAAGATACTGGGGGATTTTTGAAGGAGTTTGCAAGGTTTTTTCAAAACAACATGAAGCCCAAATTTGATAGGGAACTTGGACTCAACAGCGAACCCAGGGATGATGCTGAGCAACTCCTTCAGGAGTACATAGTATGGATATCTAACCTCTTTTCAAACCTTGGTTTCATTGTTCAACCCCATCTTGAGGAGTTCTGGATTCAGGAATGTCTCTGGGGAACCAGGGCAATTGACAACAAGGTTTTCTGCCTCATGTGTAAAGCAATGACCGAGCTTTCCTTCATGTGGACGGGTCTTGAGGGTAGTGTGGAACATGATTACAGGTTAGGGCTCAGACCACCTCTGTGCAGGTTTCAGTACAAGCTTGAAGATGAAAAGTGA
- the csa3 gene encoding CRISPR-associated CARF protein Csa3, with product MDYTLISTIYAIEPVMVCITNFSPKKVVLLREEDAPKDKLKVEGILQDTVGKFIEIENKITSLYDVVRVAKDTVEIIEAENALGRKIVVNISGGRKPQALGALFGCYARHKMIERIVYVTEEDSHILDLPILNFGISETKLMVLEELKKGETSVKNLAIRIGISRGMTYNHIRELREMGFIAPDTLEITTAGKLAVI from the coding sequence ATGGATTATACCTTAATATCGACAATTTACGCAATAGAACCCGTTATGGTTTGTATAACGAATTTTTCCCCCAAAAAAGTTGTTCTTTTAAGGGAAGAAGACGCACCAAAGGACAAACTCAAAGTAGAAGGAATACTTCAAGATACTGTTGGAAAGTTCATAGAAATAGAAAACAAAATAACAAGCCTTTACGATGTTGTAAGGGTTGCCAAAGATACTGTAGAGATAATCGAAGCTGAAAATGCTTTGGGCAGAAAGATAGTTGTGAACATAAGTGGAGGAAGGAAACCCCAGGCACTTGGAGCTCTTTTCGGCTGCTACGCTAGGCATAAAATGATAGAGAGAATAGTTTACGTCACAGAAGAAGACAGCCACATTCTGGACCTTCCAATACTCAACTTCGGAATATCTGAAACCAAATTAATGGTACTTGAAGAGCTTAAAAAGGGAGAGACCTCGGTTAAAAACCTTGCAATCAGAATAGGAATAAGCAGAGGAATGACCTATAATCACATCAGAGAACTGAGGGAAATGGGCTTCATAGCCCCGGACACACTTGAAATCACAACCGCAGGAAAACTTGCAGTTATTTAA
- a CDS encoding DUF6282 family protein — protein MKKLKKGELHRHNNILHVKDNLDLPGARNVFDGEQSLFDGPKEINSLESHKELINLIDGSRGKEIILPAKSRGKDLSLPDGYWGKEVSLFDDVRPDKEIKLSDGSQVFDEKSNLYNRFNMPNNDCIDVSCENDLLEGFIDTHIHTAPDIRPRLLNDVEAAISASTEGMQAIVIKSHFEPTSGRAKIAEEVTGFKVFGGVCLNQSVGGLNCEVVKTAASMGGKFVWFPTVSYSSMELDRVNVEILEEIINLAAEHQMVLATGHLKADDIFFVMDTARSIGVDRLLVNHPLTCVVGASLDEQKEMSRYAYLEHCFVACMPGHDELDPTVIADAIKEVGPSRCIMATDFGQAHNPTPAQGMRMFVNSMLDHGISMKDVRTMCIENPSKLLF, from the coding sequence ATGAAAAAGTTAAAAAAAGGAGAACTGCACAGGCACAACAATATTCTGCATGTCAAGGATAATCTGGACTTGCCTGGAGCTCGAAACGTGTTTGATGGAGAACAGAGTTTGTTTGATGGTCCTAAAGAAATTAATTCACTTGAGAGCCACAAAGAACTTATTAATTTGATTGATGGTTCTCGAGGTAAAGAAATTATTTTGCCTGCTAAATCTCGAGGTAAAGATCTTAGTTTGCCTGATGGCTATTGGGGTAAAGAAGTTAGTTTGTTTGACGACGTTCGCCCAGATAAAGAAATTAAGCTATCTGATGGCTCTCAGGTGTTTGATGAGAAAAGTAATTTGTATAACAGATTTAATATGCCTAATAATGATTGCATTGATGTTTCGTGTGAAAATGACCTTCTTGAGGGGTTCATTGACACCCACATTCACACAGCACCTGATATCAGACCGAGACTTTTAAATGATGTAGAGGCTGCAATTTCTGCTTCAACTGAAGGAATGCAAGCTATAGTCATAAAATCCCACTTTGAACCCACATCTGGCAGGGCAAAAATTGCAGAAGAGGTAACCGGATTCAAGGTCTTTGGAGGGGTTTGCCTCAACCAGAGTGTTGGGGGTCTGAATTGTGAGGTCGTTAAAACTGCAGCTTCAATGGGTGGAAAGTTTGTCTGGTTTCCAACAGTTTCCTATTCTTCTATGGAATTAGATAGGGTGAATGTTGAGATACTTGAGGAGATCATCAACCTGGCTGCAGAACATCAGATGGTCCTTGCAACAGGACATCTAAAAGCTGATGATATATTTTTCGTCATGGATACTGCAAGAAGCATTGGTGTTGATCGTTTGCTGGTTAACCATCCCTTGACTTGTGTGGTCGGTGCAAGTTTAGATGAACAAAAAGAGATGAGCCGTTACGCTTATCTGGAGCACTGTTTTGTTGCATGCATGCCAGGACATGACGAACTGGACCCGACGGTTATAGCAGATGCAATAAAAGAGGTAGGTCCTTCAAGGTGTATAATGGCCACAGATTTCGGTCAAGCCCATAATCCAACACCCGCTCAGGGCATGAGGATGTTTGTAAATTCGATGCTGGATCACGGGATCTCCATGAAGGATGTACGCACAATGTGCATTGAAAATCCGTCTAAACTTTTGTTTTAA
- a CDS encoding FumA C-terminus/TtdB family hydratase beta subunit, with the protein MSLTLETPLSGDKTKNLRVGDIVYISGIIYTARDSAHKRIVEEGAPVDLNRAVIFHAGPIIKSSEDGYEMVAVGPTTSTRMNPYEPSVINMGVGGIIGKGGMDKATSQALVDNEAVYLTAVGGCAAHYVKSVLGVRDVHWLDLGVPEAVWELEVEKFGPLIVTMDSEGGNLYEKVKKRRTAQAQQYSACQG; encoded by the coding sequence ATGAGTTTGACGCTTGAAACACCTCTATCTGGTGACAAAACAAAAAATTTAAGGGTTGGAGACATTGTATATATTTCCGGAATCATTTACACGGCAAGAGACAGCGCCCATAAACGAATAGTGGAGGAAGGTGCCCCAGTAGATCTTAATAGGGCTGTGATATTCCATGCAGGCCCAATAATAAAATCATCTGAAGATGGATACGAAATGGTTGCAGTGGGACCCACCACCAGCACAAGGATGAACCCCTACGAACCCTCGGTTATAAACATGGGAGTGGGTGGAATAATAGGTAAAGGTGGAATGGATAAAGCCACATCCCAGGCCCTTGTTGATAATGAAGCCGTTTATCTGACGGCAGTTGGTGGATGTGCAGCCCACTACGTGAAATCTGTTTTAGGTGTTCGTGATGTTCACTGGCTGGATCTAGGAGTTCCAGAAGCTGTTTGGGAACTTGAAGTTGAGAAATTTGGCCCTCTGATAGTTACAATGGACTCTGAAGGTGGAAACCTTTATGAAAAAGTTAAAAAAAGGAGAACTGCACAGGCACAACAATATTCTGCATGTCAAGGATAA
- a CDS encoding DUF2070 family protein, with protein sequence MSIDDKIVGLSKYMVSLPSTRASVLSMIFISFILGFIVSLIEPTADRSILYSFIYGGSAGFLMFGLMSIMAGGITQPMINALEGRHMKMKQSMFLSFVSMMMIAVIYGLGSLISTYTIYSYTIDALVFGCAVIFAVRTIVLWSTSNISFLKSIIPASTQPILIISMVIVLVSLTSITTNIGYFSIIPLLFKIIIASIILVVAIYSFVTVVESPMKRNLGVGGLELLSLFLAHTTEGSKALEGLFEDMGEAIDTITGIISFKGTNGPKVLFLTPSVHPGPVGNIGGGNMPTQLANKFDTFTMVSHGPSTHDFNPVSSKEIRKVENVIRNGIENMDYTPKASRFIRVEHNGAKIGAQYFGGNLLLLATLAPEGFDDIDFGVGLAISNLAKASCSTENVILVDCHNSFKGEGGRVLPGNKEVFDLMGAVEKLPEMEKEEGMRMGCAYNPMDNITKEEGIGQSGIKVMVVEVGSGSTLQRTAYILLDSNNMLIGFRDRIVESVKALGIDEAEAMTTDTHFVNTISGGHNPVGTKRQDEILEAILECTKRAVDDIEDVEAAGKVCHIKDLKTLGPLHSTELVTTISSIVAVSRIFAPLIFIIALIFVFIWIFYWAL encoded by the coding sequence ATGTCCATCGACGATAAAATCGTAGGTCTCAGCAAGTATATGGTGAGCCTTCCATCAACAAGGGCTTCGGTCCTCAGCATGATATTCATAAGTTTCATTTTAGGGTTTATTGTATCGTTAATAGAGCCAACAGCAGATAGATCAATACTTTACAGCTTTATATACGGAGGTTCTGCAGGATTTCTCATGTTCGGACTCATGTCCATAATGGCAGGGGGTATAACCCAGCCGATGATAAACGCCCTTGAAGGCCGCCACATGAAGATGAAACAGTCCATGTTCCTCTCATTTGTGTCAATGATGATGATTGCAGTGATATACGGACTGGGAAGCCTCATATCCACCTATACAATTTACAGTTACACCATAGACGCACTTGTATTTGGATGTGCCGTTATCTTTGCCGTCCGGACCATAGTTTTGTGGAGCACATCAAATATCAGCTTTTTAAAGTCCATAATACCTGCATCAACACAACCGATCCTTATAATAAGTATGGTTATAGTTCTTGTTTCTCTTACAAGTATCACAACCAACATAGGTTACTTCAGCATCATTCCGCTGCTTTTTAAAATCATAATTGCATCGATAATTCTTGTTGTGGCAATTTATTCCTTTGTAACTGTGGTAGAATCTCCTATGAAAAGAAACCTTGGAGTTGGAGGTCTGGAACTGTTGAGTTTGTTCCTTGCCCACACAACTGAAGGTTCTAAGGCATTAGAAGGACTTTTTGAGGATATGGGTGAAGCCATAGATACCATTACCGGAATAATAAGTTTCAAGGGTACGAATGGTCCTAAAGTGCTCTTTTTAACTCCAAGTGTTCATCCTGGACCTGTTGGAAATATTGGCGGTGGGAACATGCCAACCCAGCTTGCAAATAAATTTGATACTTTCACAATGGTATCCCACGGCCCATCAACCCATGATTTCAACCCTGTATCATCCAAGGAAATAAGAAAGGTAGAAAACGTCATAAGAAATGGAATAGAAAATATGGATTACACCCCCAAAGCCAGCAGATTCATCAGAGTGGAACATAACGGTGCTAAAATTGGTGCACAGTATTTTGGAGGTAATCTGCTGCTTCTTGCAACCCTGGCACCTGAAGGTTTTGATGACATCGACTTTGGGGTGGGTCTTGCAATTTCAAACCTTGCAAAGGCATCCTGCAGCACTGAAAATGTAATCCTGGTCGACTGCCACAACTCGTTTAAAGGAGAGGGAGGAAGGGTTCTTCCAGGAAACAAGGAAGTTTTTGACCTTATGGGTGCTGTTGAGAAGCTTCCGGAAATGGAAAAAGAAGAAGGAATGAGAATGGGCTGTGCATACAATCCTATGGACAACATTACCAAGGAAGAAGGCATAGGCCAAAGTGGTATCAAGGTAATGGTTGTGGAAGTTGGAAGCGGAAGCACACTTCAAAGGACAGCTTACATACTTCTGGATTCTAACAACATGTTAATCGGTTTCAGGGACAGGATAGTTGAAAGCGTTAAAGCGCTGGGGATTGATGAGGCAGAAGCAATGACAACAGACACCCACTTCGTGAACACTATTTCTGGGGGACACAACCCTGTGGGCACCAAAAGACAGGATGAAATACTTGAAGCAATCTTGGAGTGCACTAAAAGGGCTGTGGATGATATAGAAGATGTGGAAGCCGCCGGCAAAGTCTGTCATATCAAAGACCTTAAAACTTTAGGGCCGCTGCACTCCACAGAACTTGTTACAACCATAAGCTCAATAGTTGCTGTAAGCAGGATATTTGCACCCTTAATATTCATAATTGCCCTCATATTCGTGTTTATATGGATATTCTACTGGGCACTTTAG
- a CDS encoding EMC6-like membrane protein encodes MEVDAKVTTIHAVAGIIAGYISYVFSTGLISAIGKNETIAVLISLIILYIAGQVSERIFGKEAVGGTKGWLWSGIVPFFFIWLMVWVIFFNL; translated from the coding sequence ATGGAAGTTGATGCTAAAGTAACAACCATACATGCAGTCGCAGGTATAATTGCAGGTTACATATCATATGTATTTTCAACAGGATTAATAAGTGCCATAGGAAAAAATGAGACCATAGCAGTTTTAATAAGCCTGATCATTCTTTACATAGCAGGTCAGGTATCAGAGAGAATTTTCGGCAAGGAAGCCGTTGGAGGAACCAAAGGATGGCTCTGGAGCGGAATTGTACCGTTTTTCTTCATTTGGCTAATGGTATGGGTCATATTCTTCAACTTATAA